A single genomic interval of Bradyrhizobium sp. sBnM-33 harbors:
- a CDS encoding ferritin-like domain-containing protein → MAKRAKKRKSAARRTSRPRKKLSDLFHETLKDIYFTENKIIKTLPKMAKAAQSKELAAAFNKHLRETQRQVKRLDRVFRIIGKPARGKPGEAINGIADEGAEIMKEFRGMPALDAGLVAAAQAVEHYEISRYGTLRTWAEQLGMSDAASLLQETLDEEEATDKTLTELATSVVNLEAEQEEREAA, encoded by the coding sequence ATGGCGAAACGAGCGAAGAAGCGTAAGTCGGCGGCGCGTCGCACGAGCCGGCCGCGGAAGAAGCTGAGCGACCTTTTCCACGAGACGCTCAAGGACATCTACTTTACTGAAAATAAAATCATCAAGACATTGCCCAAGATGGCGAAGGCGGCGCAGTCCAAGGAGCTGGCTGCAGCTTTCAACAAGCACCTTCGGGAGACTCAGCGTCAGGTCAAACGCCTAGACCGCGTTTTCCGTATTATCGGCAAGCCGGCCCGCGGAAAGCCCGGCGAGGCCATCAACGGCATCGCTGATGAGGGTGCGGAAATCATGAAGGAGTTTCGCGGGATGCCTGCTCTCGACGCTGGCCTTGTCGCTGCCGCCCAGGCGGTCGAGCATTACGAAATTTCGCGCTACGGCACCCTTCGCACCTGGGCTGAACAGCTCGGCATGTCGGATGCAGCAAGTCTGCTCCAGGAGACGCTGGACGAGGAGGAAGCAACCGACAAGACGCTGACCGAGCTGGCGACCTCGGTGGTCAATCTCGAAGCCGAGCAAGAGGAAAGGGAGGCCGCCTGA
- a CDS encoding redoxin domain-containing protein — MGGRAAPDVLLSVDFNPKGEVAKQYKVWREADGFSERAIYVIDAQDIIRYAQVSPKLQHVPDIYELFDVLDGLSTRKAA; from the coding sequence GTGGGCGGCCGTGCGGCGCCTGACGTTCTACTATCGGTGGACTTCAATCCCAAGGGCGAAGTCGCCAAGCAATACAAGGTCTGGCGAGAAGCAGACGGATTCTCCGAGCGCGCGATCTATGTGATCGACGCTCAGGACATTATTCGCTACGCGCAGGTTTCGCCCAAGCTCCAGCACGTTCCCGACATTTACGAGCTGTTCGACGTGCTGGACGGACTGAGCACCCGCAAGGCGGCTTGA
- a CDS encoding site-2 protease family protein: protein MSWSMKIGSISGTAIRLHITFILFLAWIFGTSYVSGGANAAWSGLLFMVLLFLCVLAHEFGHILTARVFGVLTPDVILLPIGGVARLERIPEEPREEFLIAIAGPLVNVVIAVGLVLVTSATPDGGSLATIESAKVSMADRLASVNLFLAIFNMIPAFPMDGGRILRAILSARLGFVRATEIAAKVGQWVAFVLGFIGLFGSPMLVFIAIFVYLAASSEAHMVALRSLSQGVPVGVATMTDFAALTAESRINEAIELLLRTSQSEFPIVDHGQRPEGILSRADLIRVLRESGPEARVKQATLSPLPTCDRRCTLEDALKLLQERGAPAVGVLDGAGRLVGLVSSETLGEMLMIAGAMPPGYRLGSGHRPAAA from the coding sequence ATGTCTTGGTCCATGAAAATCGGTTCCATCTCAGGAACGGCCATTCGGCTCCACATCACGTTCATCCTCTTTCTCGCCTGGATTTTCGGCACGAGCTACGTTTCCGGCGGGGCCAACGCTGCCTGGAGCGGACTTCTCTTCATGGTGCTTCTATTCCTCTGCGTACTGGCGCATGAATTCGGCCATATCCTGACGGCACGCGTGTTCGGCGTTCTAACACCCGATGTCATTCTGCTTCCGATCGGTGGCGTTGCGCGGCTGGAGCGGATTCCGGAAGAGCCCCGGGAGGAATTCCTCATCGCGATCGCGGGCCCGCTGGTCAATGTGGTAATTGCGGTCGGTCTCGTCTTGGTCACTAGCGCGACACCGGACGGCGGCTCGCTCGCGACAATCGAGAGCGCCAAAGTCTCTATGGCCGACCGGCTCGCATCGGTGAATCTGTTCCTCGCGATCTTCAACATGATCCCCGCCTTCCCGATGGATGGCGGACGCATCCTGCGCGCGATCCTCTCAGCGCGACTCGGCTTCGTGCGCGCCACCGAGATCGCCGCGAAGGTTGGTCAATGGGTCGCATTCGTGCTCGGTTTTATCGGTCTGTTCGGGAGCCCCATGCTGGTCTTTATCGCGATCTTCGTCTATCTGGCAGCCTCTTCGGAGGCTCATATGGTCGCACTCCGCTCCTTGTCGCAGGGCGTGCCGGTCGGCGTCGCCACGATGACAGATTTCGCGGCGCTCACGGCGGAATCCCGCATCAACGAGGCCATCGAGCTCCTGCTGCGCACTAGCCAGAGCGAATTCCCGATCGTGGATCACGGGCAGCGGCCTGAGGGCATTTTGTCGCGCGCTGACCTCATCCGAGTTCTGAGGGAGTCTGGCCCGGAGGCCCGCGTCAAGCAGGCGACATTATCGCCGTTGCCGACTTGTGACCGCCGTTGCACGCTGGAAGACGCGCTCAAGCTCCTTCAGGAAAGGGGCGCGCCCGCAGTCGGTGTGCTCGATGGTGCGGGCCGGCTGGTTGGGCTTGTGAGCTCCGAAACGCTCGGCGAAATGCTGATGATAGCTGGCGCGATGCCGCCTGGATACCGCCTAGGCAGCGGCCACCGGCCCGCGGCAGCCTGA
- a CDS encoding SemiSWEET family sugar transporter has translation MLYSLPFCTTVSYVPQLKKCWETGSAGDLSLRMVLILALGVATWIGYGVLQSDIVIIIANSVSLCLLLGILYFKLKERRNGKQ, from the coding sequence TTGCTCTATTCGCTGCCTTTTTGCACCACCGTCTCGTACGTTCCCCAGTTGAAGAAATGCTGGGAGACAGGATCAGCTGGCGATCTCTCGCTTCGAATGGTCCTGATCCTGGCGTTGGGGGTTGCGACCTGGATCGGTTACGGAGTCCTACAGAGCGACATCGTCATCATCATCGCCAACTCGGTCAGTCTGTGCCTCTTGCTCGGCATCCTCTATTTCAAGCTCAAAGAACGTCGCAACGGCAAGCAATAG
- a CDS encoding DUF3606 domain-containing protein has product MASLIKKSTPDRSKINTREAWEMKYWTKALGVSKQELLRAVDRVGNSASAVRKELGLLGTRHQQG; this is encoded by the coding sequence ATGGCAAGCCTGATCAAGAAGAGCACGCCGGACCGCAGCAAGATCAACACGCGCGAGGCGTGGGAGATGAAGTACTGGACCAAGGCGCTCGGAGTATCAAAGCAGGAGTTGCTTCGTGCCGTCGACAGGGTTGGCAACTCCGCTTCGGCTGTCAGGAAAGAACTGGGGCTGCTCGGCACACGGCATCAGCAGGGATAA
- a CDS encoding imm11 family protein, which translates to MLVLREHAARVLAPLLDRSGELLPLECPEADLWLFNVLTVVDALNEEKSELVRFDDGDILDVERYVFRPELTEGLVVFKVPQLLRGPLFLGDEFVSAVKAAGLRGSEFTQLWP; encoded by the coding sequence GTGCTGGTGCTTCGCGAGCATGCGGCCAGGGTGCTGGCGCCGCTGCTGGACCGTTCCGGCGAACTCCTGCCGCTGGAATGTCCGGAAGCGGACCTGTGGCTGTTCAACGTGCTAACCGTGGTCGACGCGCTTAATGAGGAAAAATCGGAGCTGGTGCGGTTCGATGATGGAGACATCCTTGATGTCGAACGCTACGTGTTTCGGCCGGAGCTGACGGAGGGCCTGGTGGTGTTCAAGGTGCCGCAGCTGCTACGCGGCCCGTTGTTCCTGGGCGACGAATTCGTCAGCGCGGTGAAAGCTGCCGGGTTGCGTGGATCCGAATTTACTCAGCTTTGGCCGTAG
- a CDS encoding inorganic diphosphatase yields the protein MTGLTYPYDWGFIPSTKADDGDPVDVLVIHETGTYPGLVLRCRPIGVLEVLQTTRRKKNRNDRVFAVPERSPFAGHLHDVRHLPLRAMDELQKFFRATNALKKKEIEFLAGAAPALRSR from the coding sequence ATGACGGGACTGACTTATCCGTATGACTGGGGCTTCATTCCCTCCACCAAAGCCGATGACGGTGATCCAGTCGATGTTCTGGTGATCCACGAGACTGGAACTTATCCGGGGCTCGTGCTTCGTTGCAGGCCCATTGGCGTCCTCGAGGTCCTTCAAACGACCAGGCGTAAGAAGAATAGAAATGACCGTGTATTCGCAGTGCCGGAGCGTTCTCCTTTTGCTGGCCACTTACACGACGTCCGGCATCTTCCTTTGCGGGCCATGGACGAACTACAGAAGTTTTTTCGTGCCACCAACGCGCTCAAGAAAAAGGAGATTGAATTTCTAGCTGGCGCGGCCCCCGCGCTGCGGTCAAGATGA
- a CDS encoding DUF4142 domain-containing protein, with protein sequence MLSQLGALSGPGFDRLYAQMQLAGHREAVALFSSYSATGEDPRLVSFARTTLPRLRHHLSMARRL encoded by the coding sequence ATGCTCTCGCAACTTGGGGCGCTGAGCGGGCCGGGTTTCGACCGACTCTACGCGCAGATGCAACTTGCCGGGCATCGAGAAGCGGTCGCGCTGTTTTCATCCTATAGCGCTACCGGCGAGGACCCGCGCCTCGTCAGTTTCGCGCGGACGACATTGCCGCGTTTGCGGCACCACTTGTCCATGGCGCGCCGCCTCTGA
- a CDS encoding DNA/RNA non-specific endonuclease, with product MLRIEQTEGPENAVSIGALCERAALVIEWSFHGYVQAGAAIVDTAAIANESIYLSRHWTEMSDEQRAQSLLSMGFWAAGTGAAIRTGGLRPGDMFNPNAVRDGLLRNFAPRVTPDGSLQGNAVRIDYDPATGAVQGIRHGPQATAADIDLHVATAQTIQRSLTLEGQLGTFFAGHGEPRAGTVGWASRIDISKIRERMEIRSRELVDPGLTAQRRADIVRENALDQQHLDQLAEDVSSFVRDPSRAAIEARNTRGQPGERARIVLDPGNKADGWNQTLNGELAHNTDYVVGRYTYTTDEAGRVVEAKGRVRLNRHDRNTHQQGKAAEVGGIKDAIEGDQGGHLFAAMFDGPGEQINYHPMTRELNGSGGDWYNMEQEWRSALEQNRTVDAQIRAEFDGDSKRPVAFRVTFWIDGKKHTRFFENTTE from the coding sequence GTGCTTAGGATCGAGCAGACCGAAGGGCCGGAGAATGCGGTCAGCATCGGCGCGCTCTGTGAGCGAGCGGCGCTCGTCATTGAATGGTCATTCCATGGCTACGTGCAGGCGGGCGCGGCGATTGTCGATACGGCGGCGATCGCCAACGAGAGCATCTATCTGTCGCGCCATTGGACGGAGATGTCGGACGAGCAGCGCGCGCAATCGCTGTTGTCCATGGGATTCTGGGCTGCTGGCACCGGCGCGGCGATACGTACGGGCGGCTTGCGGCCGGGCGACATGTTCAACCCCAATGCCGTGCGTGACGGGTTGCTGCGCAACTTCGCGCCGCGAGTTACCCCCGATGGCTCGCTGCAGGGCAATGCGGTTCGGATCGACTACGATCCGGCGACGGGCGCAGTCCAGGGCATCAGGCATGGTCCGCAGGCAACGGCGGCCGATATCGACCTGCATGTCGCGACTGCGCAGACTATCCAGCGAAGCCTTACGCTCGAGGGCCAGCTTGGAACCTTCTTCGCCGGGCATGGCGAGCCCCGAGCCGGCACGGTCGGCTGGGCATCGCGGATCGATATCAGCAAGATCCGCGAGCGAATGGAGATACGATCGCGCGAGCTGGTCGACCCCGGCCTCACCGCGCAGCGGCGGGCTGACATCGTCAGGGAGAACGCGCTCGATCAGCAGCACCTCGATCAACTGGCCGAAGATGTCAGTTCATTCGTGCGCGACCCGTCGCGCGCGGCAATCGAAGCACGAAATACGCGCGGCCAGCCTGGTGAGCGCGCGCGCATCGTGCTCGATCCGGGGAACAAGGCCGACGGCTGGAACCAGACACTGAACGGCGAGCTGGCGCATAACACCGACTATGTCGTGGGGCGCTACACCTACACGACGGATGAGGCGGGCCGGGTGGTCGAAGCCAAGGGACGGGTCCGCCTGAACCGTCACGACCGCAATACGCACCAGCAGGGTAAGGCTGCGGAGGTCGGCGGTATCAAGGACGCCATCGAGGGCGACCAGGGAGGACACCTGTTCGCGGCGATGTTCGACGGCCCCGGCGAGCAGATCAATTATCACCCGATGACACGTGAGTTGAACGGGAGCGGCGGCGACTGGTATAACATGGAGCAGGAATGGCGGTCCGCGCTCGAGCAGAACAGGACGGTCGATGCGCAAATCCGCGCCGAGTTCGATGGCGATTCGAAACGGCCGGTGGCCTTCCGGGTGACGTTCTGGATCGACGGCAAGAAGCATACGCGTTTCTTCGAGAATACGACCGAGTAG
- a CDS encoding immunity protein YezG family protein, which yields MAELSTVEEIYDFVANAMAAAVDEPWREIRLETEIWKTSTGFTGDYTRDPAERGVADLDVDRLDYAVAKAIKKLQTIMASTAHEPWNKATFRVTPDGEFFANFAYDADLSARLDAAATRARQQ from the coding sequence ATGGCTGAATTGAGTACCGTCGAGGAAATCTACGATTTCGTCGCGAACGCGATGGCAGCGGCCGTCGACGAACCGTGGCGGGAGATCCGGCTTGAGACCGAGATATGGAAGACATCGACCGGATTTACCGGAGACTATACGCGTGATCCCGCCGAGCGAGGCGTTGCCGATCTGGATGTCGATCGTCTCGACTACGCGGTCGCCAAAGCCATCAAGAAGCTGCAAACGATCATGGCCTCGACTGCGCATGAGCCATGGAACAAGGCGACGTTTCGGGTGACGCCGGACGGCGAATTCTTCGCGAACTTCGCCTACGACGCCGACCTGTCGGCGCGTCTGGACGCGGCGGCCACACGCGCGCGCCAGCAATGA
- a CDS encoding LysM peptidoglycan-binding domain-containing protein, whose translation MQPGGANRNDRVATTGQTDPEFDSALQAAQRQRSRVDGNPQALRGNEIPHEVKPGDSLYGIAQEYRAPFSDVLRANKQFRDPDRIKPGDVAFVPNADPRVVNAREQVAGAHRAEENVASLEQLARDPNSTPSARKLASIELESARGEVSKRWGDIQRSVENELREAGRNTALPDVATGPALDEIRGRVLDDPKYQETVENARAAVDREWRENRTTKGQLNELVTQAREGDRSVASLEQAARDPNATPGERRLANAKLQEARNAAGMAWDKVRTEVEGQLRLIGTGKPYPEEAVRPQFDELRRSLPNDPKVGDAIDAAYRNVTDEWRRQGWTRDTLGTVVDKYGAVAQAQRDVDAARNAGPAEQARLAGLEQNLETQRKALREEIERQLDSVAGQVPPEQREMAIGARAALIQEHGPDDAALKEIVDQATYNKTVQPGVDAVRNAYRTGGAKAAAEALRQQTENVSPETAERIVAASLPTIDSVAADMKRSLTEGGPIEYQDVAGVYKNIASATDYAARGNDGAEVPRQVADIMVRHLPSEKFQPHVQDSPAYPLPAYQEAVMQSVSDGTGATLSLEIAKQLRDAGRTSEADSLLSATQVGVEVLHGRIKDDVKAFGDATAEVSRLRADWSGTMSPEQLDRATIEYVANRPDLLPNFDRTYNAVDGLGHAAVRTSMALNNALPRLQGLPTTERLTETRNEFVSSKEVQFPMGLSDKGSKEVLRIVLGQEAGTLSPSASPNSSVSSTRGFVKELGNALMTSQPSSSSAVVDLGAGTTAAIPSAGATASNTVRDIFGTGQDVKLDPKKASAFLGSMNGLGAAFNGYQAALAWDKFAKDPGHLLNMTKAVYYSIGTRKRPNCLRSVRSAAGSV comes from the coding sequence GTGCAGCCGGGCGGCGCCAACCGGAACGACCGCGTCGCCACCACCGGGCAAACGGATCCGGAGTTCGACAGTGCCCTGCAAGCGGCACAGCGGCAGCGCAGCCGGGTCGACGGAAATCCGCAGGCGCTTCGCGGCAACGAGATTCCGCACGAGGTCAAACCGGGGGACAGCCTTTATGGAATAGCGCAGGAGTACCGCGCGCCGTTCTCGGACGTTCTGAGGGCCAACAAGCAGTTTCGCGATCCCGACCGCATCAAGCCCGGCGATGTCGCTTTCGTGCCGAATGCCGATCCGCGTGTCGTGAACGCGCGCGAACAGGTGGCTGGTGCCCATCGCGCGGAGGAGAACGTGGCGTCGCTGGAGCAGCTGGCGCGCGATCCCAACTCCACGCCGTCGGCACGCAAACTTGCGAGCATCGAATTGGAGAGTGCGCGCGGCGAGGTGTCGAAGCGCTGGGGCGACATTCAGCGTTCCGTAGAGAACGAGCTGCGCGAAGCCGGGCGCAACACGGCGCTTCCGGACGTGGCAACAGGTCCCGCGCTCGATGAAATCCGCGGTCGGGTTCTAGACGATCCCAAGTACCAGGAGACGGTGGAGAATGCGCGCGCCGCGGTCGACAGGGAATGGCGGGAGAACCGCACGACCAAGGGCCAGCTCAACGAGTTGGTGACGCAGGCGCGCGAAGGCGATCGCTCCGTCGCATCGCTGGAACAGGCCGCGCGCGATCCGAATGCGACGCCGGGCGAGCGAAGGCTTGCCAACGCGAAATTGCAGGAGGCGCGAAACGCCGCAGGCATGGCGTGGGACAAGGTGCGAACGGAGGTCGAGGGGCAACTGCGCCTTATCGGGACCGGTAAGCCTTATCCCGAGGAAGCGGTCCGCCCGCAATTCGACGAGCTCAGGCGAAGTCTGCCCAATGATCCCAAGGTTGGGGATGCGATTGACGCCGCCTATCGCAACGTGACCGACGAATGGCGTCGCCAGGGTTGGACACGTGACACGCTCGGTACCGTCGTCGACAAGTATGGCGCAGTCGCGCAGGCGCAACGCGACGTCGATGCGGCGCGCAACGCCGGTCCGGCCGAGCAGGCGCGCTTGGCCGGCCTCGAGCAGAATCTCGAAACCCAACGGAAGGCGCTGCGCGAGGAGATAGAACGGCAGCTCGACAGTGTGGCCGGGCAAGTGCCGCCTGAGCAGCGTGAAATGGCAATCGGTGCGCGCGCCGCATTGATCCAGGAGCACGGTCCCGACGACGCCGCGCTCAAGGAAATCGTCGACCAGGCGACGTACAACAAGACCGTGCAGCCCGGCGTCGACGCCGTACGCAACGCCTACCGGACCGGCGGCGCGAAGGCGGCGGCCGAGGCGCTGCGTCAGCAGACGGAAAACGTCTCGCCGGAGACGGCGGAGCGGATCGTCGCGGCAAGCCTGCCGACGATCGACAGCGTCGCCGCCGACATGAAGCGCAGCCTCACCGAAGGCGGCCCGATCGAGTATCAGGACGTCGCCGGCGTCTACAAGAATATCGCGAGCGCGACGGACTACGCTGCGCGCGGCAACGATGGCGCAGAGGTGCCTCGGCAGGTCGCCGACATCATGGTGCGGCACCTGCCGAGCGAAAAATTCCAGCCGCACGTCCAGGACAGCCCGGCCTACCCGCTGCCTGCCTACCAAGAAGCCGTCATGCAGTCGGTCAGCGACGGCACTGGCGCGACTCTGTCCCTGGAGATCGCAAAGCAACTCAGGGATGCGGGCCGGACCAGCGAGGCCGATAGCCTGCTCAGCGCCACCCAGGTCGGTGTCGAAGTCCTGCACGGCAGGATCAAGGACGATGTGAAGGCCTTCGGCGATGCGACTGCCGAGGTGAGCCGCCTGCGTGCCGACTGGTCGGGCACGATGTCGCCGGAGCAACTGGATCGCGCAACCATCGAATACGTCGCCAACCGGCCGGATCTGCTGCCGAACTTCGATCGCACATACAACGCGGTCGATGGGCTGGGCCATGCCGCGGTGCGCACCAGCATGGCGTTGAACAACGCGTTGCCGCGGCTGCAGGGCCTGCCGACGACGGAGCGGCTGACCGAAACGCGCAATGAGTTCGTCAGCAGCAAGGAAGTACAGTTCCCGATGGGACTGAGCGACAAGGGCAGCAAGGAAGTGCTGCGCATTGTGCTCGGACAGGAGGCAGGGACATTATCGCCGTCAGCCTCGCCGAATTCATCGGTCAGCAGCACCAGAGGCTTTGTCAAGGAACTTGGCAACGCGTTGATGACGTCGCAGCCGTCCTCCTCAAGCGCGGTCGTCGATCTCGGCGCCGGCACAACCGCCGCCATTCCGTCGGCGGGAGCGACCGCTTCGAATACCGTCCGCGACATTTTCGGAACCGGCCAGGACGTCAAGCTCGATCCGAAGAAGGCGTCCGCTTTCCTTGGCAGCATGAACGGCCTTGGTGCTGCCTTCAACGGCTACCAGGCGGCGTTGGCCTGGGACAAGTTCGCGAAGGATCCCGGCCACCTGCTCAACATGACCAAGGCAGTCTACTACTCGATCGGTACAAGGAAACGGCCGAACTGCTTGCGGTCGGTGCGCAGCGCGGCTGGCTCGGTCTAG